The Streptomyces sp. HUAS CB01 genome has a segment encoding these proteins:
- a CDS encoding YciI family protein — translation MKYMLLMQFSESTVDFPRIEAWTPGEIRAHMEFMNDVNKRLADSGEWVDGQGLAMPEAAKIVRAGSGGVAPVVTEGPFPETKEFLAGYWIVDCETPERAVELAAHVSSAPGPGGAPLNMPIEVRQVMSAPSEDL, via the coding sequence ATGAAGTACATGCTGTTGATGCAGTTCAGCGAGTCGACCGTCGACTTTCCCCGGATCGAAGCCTGGACCCCCGGGGAGATCCGGGCGCACATGGAGTTCATGAACGACGTGAACAAGAGGCTCGCGGACAGCGGTGAGTGGGTGGACGGCCAGGGCCTGGCGATGCCCGAGGCCGCGAAGATCGTCCGCGCCGGGTCCGGGGGCGTCGCGCCGGTGGTGACCGAAGGACCGTTCCCGGAGACCAAGGAGTTCCTGGCGGGGTACTGGATCGTCGACTGCGAGACGCCCGAGCGGGCGGTGGAGCTGGCGGCCCATGTGTCGTCCGCTCCCGGGCCCGGCGGCGCTCCGCTGAACATGCCGATCGAGGTGCGCCAGGTGATGTCCGCGCCGTCCGAGGACCTGTGA
- a CDS encoding ArsR/SmtB family transcription factor, with the protein MGWWQVGADTLAESRFVVSPLAETTASLMSLARRTSGHPGGRAWLETHLPAYRERLEADPVTSQLVRAALGRSWIADFLTPAPGAVVDPVFEEELERIRDTPAAAARADLEVSLGGPLPGPLLRDDLPERAAGLLEWVWERTVLPYWPRRRRVLEADVVARAGRLSRGGWAAVIGGMRPGLVWLGGGRLQINTHDRPPREIAGARLLFVPVTQDHGWVAWEHPHRYAVVYPCAGVLAGEDRSPVPEALGRLLGPARARVLVLLGTPKSTTQLVALTGQGLGSVGRHLRVLLDAGLAVRRRDGRSVLYRRTAAGEVLVRAQGPG; encoded by the coding sequence ATGGGCTGGTGGCAGGTCGGCGCGGACACGCTCGCGGAGAGCCGGTTCGTCGTGTCGCCGCTGGCGGAGACGACGGCGAGCCTGATGTCCCTGGCCCGGCGCACCTCGGGGCATCCGGGTGGGCGGGCCTGGCTCGAGACCCATCTGCCCGCCTACCGGGAGCGGTTGGAGGCCGATCCGGTCACGTCCCAGCTCGTACGGGCCGCGCTCGGCCGCTCCTGGATCGCGGACTTCCTCACCCCGGCGCCGGGAGCGGTCGTCGACCCGGTGTTCGAGGAGGAGCTGGAGCGGATACGGGACACCCCGGCGGCCGCGGCACGGGCCGATCTGGAGGTGTCGCTCGGCGGTCCCCTGCCGGGTCCGCTGCTCCGTGACGATCTGCCCGAACGGGCGGCGGGTCTGCTGGAGTGGGTCTGGGAGCGGACGGTGCTGCCGTACTGGCCCCGTCGGCGGAGGGTCCTCGAGGCCGATGTGGTGGCCCGTGCGGGACGGTTGAGCCGGGGCGGCTGGGCCGCGGTGATCGGCGGGATGCGCCCGGGGCTGGTGTGGCTCGGCGGGGGGAGGCTGCAGATCAACACGCACGACCGTCCGCCGCGGGAGATCGCCGGGGCGCGGCTGCTGTTCGTGCCGGTCACCCAGGACCACGGCTGGGTGGCGTGGGAGCACCCGCACCGCTACGCGGTGGTCTATCCGTGCGCGGGCGTGCTGGCCGGCGAGGACCGCTCCCCGGTGCCCGAGGCGCTGGGGCGGCTCCTCGGCCCGGCCCGTGCGCGGGTCCTGGTACTGCTCGGCACGCCGAAGAGCACGACGCAGCTGGTCGCGCTGACCGGTCAGGGGCTGGGGTCGGTGGGCCGCCATCTGAGGGTGCTGCTCGACGCCGGTCTCGCCGTTCGCCGTCGCGACGGACGGTCCGTCCTCTACCGCCGTACCGCCGCGGGCGAGGTGCTCGTCCGGGCGCAGGGGCCCGGCTGA
- a CDS encoding S8 family peptidase yields MTAIPSSPVEKVIVTYKSQAAEAGSNTAAAGDAKAKGSETGENLRFERRLAGGAALVDLGGEASKKDVAEVMDAFRADPSVASVEPDIRAYAMAVTPNDTDYTKQWDLFEATGGMNVPGAWDKTTGSGVTVAVIDTGYAAHSDLAANVVSGYDFISSSADARDGNGRDSNANDEGDWNATDNECGLGSKAGDSSWHGTHVAGTISATTNNSKGVAGIAYNAKIQPVRVLGKCGGSSSDIADAITWASGGSVPGVPANPTPAKVVNLSLGGASSTCPSVYQNAINGAVSRGTTVVVAAGNSNANASGFTPANCANIINVASTSREGNRSFYSNFGSIVDVAAPGGETRRATDTPGTVTTPENGILSTLNSGTTTQSGENYKPYQGTSMAAPHIAGLAALLESVKPTLTPADIESAIKANARPLPGTCTGGCGTGIADATKTVNAVSGTTPGGTTFTNGTNVTIADNSTVSSSIAVTGRTGNAPAALKVDVDIKHTWRGDLVVDLVAPDGTVRNLKASSGSDSADNVLATYTVDASSEVANGTWKLQVRDVASGDTGYIDSWSLTF; encoded by the coding sequence ATGACCGCAATCCCCTCCTCGCCCGTCGAGAAGGTCATCGTCACCTACAAGTCCCAGGCCGCGGAGGCGGGTTCGAACACCGCCGCTGCCGGGGACGCCAAGGCCAAGGGTTCCGAGACCGGGGAGAACCTGCGCTTCGAGCGCCGGCTCGCCGGTGGTGCCGCCCTGGTCGACCTGGGCGGCGAGGCATCGAAGAAGGACGTCGCCGAGGTCATGGACGCGTTCCGCGCCGACCCCTCGGTCGCCTCCGTCGAGCCGGACATCCGCGCGTACGCGATGGCCGTCACCCCGAACGACACCGACTACACCAAGCAGTGGGACCTGTTCGAGGCCACGGGCGGCATGAACGTCCCCGGCGCCTGGGACAAGACCACGGGCAGCGGTGTCACCGTCGCCGTCATCGACACCGGCTACGCCGCCCACTCGGACCTGGCCGCCAACGTCGTCTCCGGCTACGACTTCATCTCCAGCTCCGCGGACGCCCGTGACGGCAACGGCCGTGACAGCAACGCCAACGACGAGGGCGACTGGAACGCCACCGACAACGAGTGCGGCCTCGGCTCCAAGGCCGGCGACTCCTCGTGGCACGGCACGCACGTCGCGGGCACCATCTCCGCGACCACGAACAACAGCAAGGGTGTCGCGGGCATCGCGTACAACGCGAAGATCCAGCCCGTGCGGGTGCTCGGCAAGTGCGGTGGCTCGTCCTCGGACATCGCCGACGCCATCACCTGGGCGTCCGGCGGCAGCGTCCCGGGCGTCCCGGCCAACCCGACCCCGGCGAAGGTGGTCAACCTGAGCCTCGGCGGCGCCAGCTCCACCTGCCCGAGCGTCTACCAGAACGCCATCAACGGCGCCGTGTCCCGCGGCACCACGGTGGTCGTGGCGGCCGGCAACAGCAACGCCAACGCCTCCGGATTCACCCCCGCCAACTGCGCCAACATCATCAACGTGGCCTCGACGAGCCGCGAGGGCAACCGGTCCTTCTACTCCAACTTCGGCTCGATCGTCGACGTGGCGGCTCCCGGCGGCGAGACCCGCCGTGCCACCGACACGCCCGGCACCGTCACCACCCCCGAGAACGGCATCCTCTCCACGCTGAACTCGGGCACCACCACCCAGTCGGGCGAGAACTACAAGCCCTACCAGGGCACTTCGATGGCCGCGCCGCACATCGCCGGTCTCGCCGCCCTGCTGGAGTCCGTCAAGCCGACGCTGACCCCGGCCGACATCGAGTCGGCGATCAAGGCCAACGCCCGTCCGCTGCCCGGCACCTGCACCGGCGGCTGCGGCACCGGAATCGCCGACGCCACCAAGACCGTCAACGCGGTCAGCGGCACCACGCCCGGCGGTACGACCTTCACCAACGGTACGAACGTCACGATCGCGGACAACTCGACCGTCTCGTCCTCGATCGCCGTCACCGGCCGTACCGGCAACGCCCCCGCCGCCCTCAAGGTCGACGTGGACATCAAGCACACCTGGCGCGGGGACCTGGTCGTCGACCTGGTCGCCCCCGACGGGACCGTGCGCAACCTGAAGGCCTCGTCCGGCTCGGACAGCGCGGACAACGTCCTCGCGACGTACACGGTCGACGCCTCCAGCGAGGTCGCCAACGGAACCTGGAAGCTGCAGGTCCGCGACGTGGCATCGGGTGACACCGGCTACATCGACAGCTGGAGTCTCACTTTCTGA
- a CDS encoding 4'-phosphopantetheinyl transferase family protein, with protein MIGKLLPPPIAVCEVFGDPQVSEMYPEERAVVANAVPERQREFGTVRACARRALEELGFAPGPILPGAARAPQWPAGAVGAMTHCQGYRAAAVARAADVVTIGLDAEPHLPLPDAGVRDLVTLPGERAALDRLSALRPEVCWDRLLFSAKESVYKAWYPLARRWLDFEEAALTIDPDDATFHARLLVEGPVVDGRPLTGFDGRWLVESGLVVTAVAIVR; from the coding sequence ATGATCGGCAAGTTGCTGCCCCCGCCGATCGCGGTCTGCGAGGTGTTCGGCGACCCGCAGGTGTCGGAGATGTACCCCGAGGAACGTGCGGTCGTGGCGAACGCCGTGCCCGAACGGCAGCGGGAGTTCGGCACGGTACGGGCGTGCGCCCGCAGGGCGCTCGAGGAACTCGGCTTCGCCCCGGGGCCGATCCTGCCGGGAGCGGCGAGGGCTCCGCAGTGGCCGGCCGGCGCGGTCGGCGCGATGACGCACTGCCAGGGCTACCGGGCGGCGGCGGTCGCACGTGCCGCCGACGTCGTGACGATCGGCCTGGACGCCGAGCCCCATCTGCCCCTGCCCGACGCGGGAGTCCGCGACCTGGTCACCCTCCCCGGGGAGCGCGCGGCGCTGGACCGGCTGAGCGCCCTTCGCCCTGAAGTCTGCTGGGACCGGCTGCTGTTCAGCGCCAAGGAGAGCGTCTACAAGGCCTGGTACCCGCTGGCCCGGCGATGGCTGGACTTCGAGGAGGCGGCACTCACGATCGACCCCGACGACGCCACGTTCCACGCGCGGCTGCTCGTCGAGGGCCCGGTCGTCGACGGCCGTCCGCTCACGGGCTTCGACGGACGCTGGCTCGTCGAGTCGGGGCTCGTGGTCACGGCGGTCGCGATCGTGCGCTGA
- a CDS encoding MFS transporter: MRTYRELFRAPEFTPLFLGTTAQTAASTTGGLALGTLVHAATGSPLLSALAVFGPSLAQVIGATTLLSAADRLPPRAALTALPLLLALGTAAMAVPGLPVWAVFAVLFGLGPLAALGGGVRGGLLHETLTADGHLLGRSVLNMCVGAMQICGFAAGAALLTVLSPRGTLLVAAALYAVAAAVARTGLTRRAPRAAGRPSVAETWRNNALLWSSAPRRRVYLALWVPNGLVVGCEALFVPYAPRHAGLLFAAGALGMLVGDTVVGRFVPPGLRRRLGAPLRLLLAAPYLLVALHPPPALAAAAVALASTGFAASLLLQERLMALTPDDLRGHALGLHTSGMLTVQGLAAVLAGTLAQHTSPATAMGVMAAASVAVTLLLAPGLVVRDPESDAPDAPDAPDAPDAADAADAADAAGRRSRQAR; the protein is encoded by the coding sequence ATGCGTACCTACCGAGAGCTCTTCCGCGCACCGGAGTTCACCCCGCTGTTCCTCGGCACCACCGCGCAGACCGCCGCCTCGACCACGGGCGGCCTGGCGCTGGGCACACTCGTCCATGCCGCGACCGGCTCCCCGCTGCTGTCCGCCCTGGCCGTGTTCGGCCCCTCGCTCGCCCAGGTGATCGGCGCGACGACCCTGCTGTCCGCCGCCGACCGGCTGCCGCCGCGCGCCGCGCTGACGGCGCTTCCGCTGCTGCTCGCGCTCGGTACCGCGGCCATGGCCGTACCCGGACTGCCGGTGTGGGCGGTCTTCGCCGTGCTGTTCGGCCTCGGGCCGCTCGCGGCCCTCGGGGGCGGGGTACGCGGGGGACTGCTCCACGAGACGCTCACCGCCGACGGCCATCTGCTGGGCCGCTCGGTGCTCAACATGTGCGTCGGCGCCATGCAGATCTGCGGATTCGCGGCAGGCGCCGCACTGCTCACCGTGCTCTCGCCGCGTGGCACGCTCCTCGTGGCCGCCGCGCTGTACGCCGTCGCCGCGGCCGTCGCCCGCACGGGGCTGACCCGCCGGGCGCCCCGGGCCGCCGGGCGGCCCTCGGTGGCCGAGACCTGGCGGAACAACGCACTCCTGTGGTCCTCCGCCCCACGGCGCCGTGTCTACCTCGCGCTCTGGGTGCCCAACGGTCTCGTGGTCGGCTGCGAAGCACTCTTCGTGCCGTACGCGCCCCGGCACGCCGGACTCCTTTTCGCGGCGGGCGCGTTGGGCATGCTGGTGGGCGACACCGTCGTCGGGCGTTTCGTACCGCCCGGGCTGCGCCGCCGGCTCGGCGCCCCGCTGCGGCTGCTGCTGGCCGCGCCGTACCTGCTGGTCGCCCTGCACCCACCGCCGGCGCTCGCCGCCGCTGCCGTGGCCCTCGCCTCCACCGGCTTCGCGGCGAGCCTGCTGCTCCAGGAGCGGCTGATGGCACTCACCCCGGACGATCTGCGCGGCCACGCCCTCGGGCTGCACACCTCCGGCATGCTCACCGTCCAGGGCCTCGCGGCCGTCCTCGCGGGCACCCTCGCCCAGCACACGTCGCCCGCGACCGCGATGGGAGTGATGGCCGCGGCCTCGGTCGCCGTCACGCTGCTCCTCGCGCCGGGCCTCGTGGTGCGGGACCCCGAATCGGACGCCCCGGACGCCCCGGACGCCCCGGACGCCCCGGACGCGGCGGACGCGGCGGACGCGGCGGACGCGGCGGGCCGACGGTCCCGGCAGGCACGGTGA
- a CDS encoding DoxX family protein gives MDVLVLIGRILFAIVFLSSAVGHLTQHKQLGAYAAAKGVPAAEASTVLSGVVMLLGGLSIVLGVWADLGALLIAVFVFPTALIMHAFWKESDSQTRQTEQISFLKDTALGGAALVMLAFFAYAGHDLGLTLTGPLFHLG, from the coding sequence ATGGATGTCCTGGTCCTGATCGGGCGCATCCTGTTCGCGATCGTGTTCCTCTCCTCGGCGGTCGGGCACCTCACCCAGCACAAGCAGTTGGGTGCCTACGCCGCGGCCAAGGGCGTGCCCGCCGCGGAGGCCTCGACCGTGCTGAGCGGAGTGGTCATGCTCCTCGGCGGCCTGAGCATCGTGCTCGGCGTCTGGGCCGACCTGGGTGCCCTGCTGATCGCGGTCTTCGTCTTCCCCACCGCGCTGATCATGCACGCGTTCTGGAAGGAGTCCGACTCCCAGACGCGCCAGACGGAACAGATCTCGTTCCTGAAGGACACCGCCCTCGGTGGCGCGGCGCTGGTGATGCTGGCCTTCTTCGCGTACGCGGGCCACGACCTCGGACTGACGCTCACCGGGCCCCTGTTCCACCTCGGCTGA
- a CDS encoding RNA polymerase sigma factor: MTGDAAGAGAPVGEHDAEDLLRALAPQVVGVLTRRFRDFAAAEDAVQEALLAAAVQWPEEGLPRNPRGWLIQVASRRMTEQVRSEQARRRREDLAAVREPADHWTAPGADHDDATGRDDTLTLLFLCCHPALTPSAAIALTLRSVGGLTTAEIARAFMVPEATMAQRISRAKQRIRASGVPFRLPGGEDRQRRLDAVLHVLYLIFNEGYAAGAGDDLQRVELSVEAIRLARALHRLLPKDDEVAGLLALMLLTQARSAARTGPGGELVPLGEQDRTLWDRAAVAEGVALITEVLPRGRLGPYQVQAAVAAVHDEAETVEDTDWPQILALYGVLEQLSDSPVVRLNRAVAAAMVHGPETGLRMVADLEASGRLTGHHRLYAVRAHLLEMAGDRAGAARDYRAAAARTTSLPERHHLTLRAARLGRDAGAEAHRVVGRDAGAR; encoded by the coding sequence GTGACCGGGGACGCGGCCGGCGCGGGCGCGCCGGTCGGTGAACACGACGCCGAGGACCTGCTGCGTGCGCTCGCGCCGCAGGTCGTCGGTGTGCTCACGCGGCGCTTCCGGGATTTCGCCGCCGCGGAGGACGCCGTCCAGGAAGCGCTGCTCGCGGCCGCGGTGCAGTGGCCCGAAGAGGGCCTTCCACGCAATCCGCGGGGCTGGCTCATCCAGGTGGCGAGCCGGCGCATGACCGAGCAGGTGCGCAGTGAGCAGGCGCGGCGCCGCCGGGAGGATCTCGCCGCGGTCCGCGAACCCGCCGACCACTGGACGGCGCCGGGGGCGGACCACGATGACGCGACGGGCCGGGACGACACCCTGACCCTGCTGTTCCTGTGCTGTCACCCGGCGCTCACGCCCTCCGCGGCGATCGCGCTGACCCTGCGTTCGGTCGGCGGACTGACGACGGCGGAGATCGCACGGGCGTTCATGGTGCCGGAGGCGACGATGGCCCAGCGGATCAGCCGGGCCAAACAGCGCATCAGGGCGTCCGGGGTGCCGTTCCGCCTGCCCGGAGGGGAGGACCGGCAGCGCCGGCTCGACGCCGTGCTGCACGTGCTGTACCTGATCTTCAACGAGGGGTACGCGGCCGGCGCCGGCGACGATCTCCAGCGCGTCGAACTCTCGGTGGAGGCGATCCGGCTGGCCCGCGCGCTGCACCGGCTGCTCCCGAAGGACGACGAGGTCGCGGGGCTGCTGGCGCTGATGCTGCTCACCCAGGCTCGGAGCGCGGCCCGTACGGGGCCCGGCGGCGAGCTGGTCCCGCTCGGCGAACAGGACCGGACGCTCTGGGACAGGGCTGCGGTCGCCGAGGGCGTGGCCCTGATCACCGAGGTCCTGCCGCGCGGGAGGCTCGGGCCGTACCAGGTGCAGGCGGCCGTGGCCGCCGTGCACGACGAGGCGGAGACGGTCGAGGACACGGACTGGCCCCAGATCCTCGCGCTGTACGGGGTGCTGGAGCAGTTGTCGGACAGTCCCGTTGTGCGGCTCAACCGCGCCGTCGCCGCGGCCATGGTGCACGGTCCCGAGACCGGCCTGCGGATGGTGGCCGATCTGGAGGCGAGCGGTCGGCTGACGGGTCATCACCGGCTGTACGCGGTACGGGCGCACCTGCTGGAGATGGCCGGCGACCGCGCGGGGGCGGCGCGTGACTACCGTGCGGCGGCGGCCCGTACGACGAGCCTGCCGGAACGGCACCATCTGACGCTCCGCGCGGCACGGCTCGGGCGGGACGCGGGCGCGGAGGCCCACCGCGTGGTCGGGCGGGACGCGGGCGCGCGGTGA
- a CDS encoding DUF309 domain-containing protein, producing the protein MTRTSRDRDDEGRARNARPRDALGRPLPYGEEGVDRQPEGVVRTPEQTLAEAQRLLDAGMPFHAHEVLEDAWKSGPDEERGLWRGLAQLAVGLTHAARGNRTGGAALLTRGADSLAPYATGRPYGIDVGGLTRWAAALRDELGRDGSPVPAAGRAPRLRAG; encoded by the coding sequence GTGACCAGGACGTCGAGGGATCGCGATGACGAGGGCCGGGCGCGCAACGCGCGTCCTCGGGACGCGCTGGGCCGGCCGCTTCCGTACGGGGAGGAAGGGGTGGACCGGCAGCCGGAAGGGGTGGTCCGCACGCCGGAGCAGACGCTGGCCGAGGCCCAGCGACTGCTGGACGCGGGCATGCCGTTCCACGCCCACGAGGTGCTGGAGGACGCCTGGAAGTCCGGGCCGGACGAGGAGCGCGGGCTGTGGCGGGGGCTGGCGCAGCTGGCGGTGGGGCTGACCCACGCCGCACGCGGCAATCGCACGGGCGGCGCCGCGCTGCTGACCCGGGGCGCCGATTCGCTCGCCCCGTACGCGACCGGGCGGCCGTACGGGATCGACGTCGGCGGGCTGACCCGCTGGGCGGCGGCGCTACGGGACGAGCTGGGGCGGGACGGGAGCCCGGTGCCGGCGGCGGGCCGGGCGCCGCGGCTGCGGGCGGGCTGA
- a CDS encoding LuxR family transcriptional regulator, with protein sequence MNVSAYLPRAGVGGPPVPVGRAELLDRLDRVLHTRGRALLTGPAGVGKSEVALAIAARAEARGEHVLWLATLPTDRGIPGAAAAALVASVAASATDPGPQTAPAANGRRTAADQDALRALPGPQRAAVAMLCREAPVPEEGWDRIALRLALAGILRTLAARSPVLLVVDGVQRMDPESADLLRFALHLAPPALRVIAVETPDAEAYAPGSPADGPEPLWVPSEADVLNVAPLHADEIAELLIHHRLPSRMAGRIHRASGGNPRLALAIGRSLADARTPVHHAEALSLSGRARDLARQLLGVASPDVRATLLLAALALRPSASLIRRAGRPTAESDLATAERAGLITLTEDGTVAFTAGVLPSTLVHDACWIERSQGHAALAGVVDDPVEEVRHRALATDVPDERLAAEVADAADAARRRGNSALAAELALLAAESTPGREGKQRIARLVDAAEEAARAARADLAVRAATDLLSRDAAPADRVRARLAVLDTAGQGLTGLDEIYVHAMEDSEGDTALRAAVQLRLAVKYVLADGDPVRSRAAAVESAELASSVGDGKTAARALTVRARMERFLGSPDAERVLAEARALEMVERPLGVRNAAQILTIRHALFDDRLGDARDQLNALLPLVERRGTVEDAIELFNTSAEVEARRGQCAAALSHAGRSLALTLEAGLSPGPAWYSLALAETAGGSFARAAGYARRSAQASEEEGDHVFLSRSLYALGRVQLVTGDVANALETLRRVQAGERAQSAVDPSMLRWHEELAEALLANDAPEEAAGVLSDVRPVAERLGRTTVLLGCARVYALCLAAGGKSDEAAELLADTADRFEEAGLPLERGRALIALARVERRRRRRSAAQQALQAAATVFERSGATPWLALASETPSGAAEPAPSRDGALSSLTEAELHLALLVGQGASNQEAAARLYLSVKTVEARLTRIYQKLDVRSRAQLATALTAWPGLRPPAIPADGPAAG encoded by the coding sequence GTGAACGTCAGTGCGTACCTCCCCCGCGCCGGTGTGGGGGGACCCCCGGTACCGGTCGGCCGGGCCGAACTCCTCGACCGCCTCGACCGCGTCCTGCACACCCGCGGACGCGCCCTCCTCACCGGCCCCGCGGGGGTCGGCAAGTCCGAGGTCGCGCTGGCCATCGCGGCGCGCGCCGAGGCACGCGGCGAGCACGTGCTGTGGCTCGCCACGCTCCCCACCGACCGGGGGATCCCCGGCGCGGCCGCGGCCGCGCTCGTGGCGTCGGTGGCCGCGTCGGCGACCGACCCCGGGCCTCAGACGGCCCCCGCGGCGAACGGCCGGAGGACGGCCGCGGACCAGGACGCCCTCCGGGCGCTGCCCGGCCCCCAGCGAGCCGCCGTCGCCATGCTGTGCCGTGAGGCGCCCGTGCCCGAGGAGGGCTGGGACCGCATCGCCCTGCGCCTCGCCCTCGCCGGGATCCTGCGTACGCTCGCCGCCCGCAGTCCCGTCCTTCTCGTCGTCGACGGGGTCCAGCGGATGGATCCGGAGAGCGCGGACCTGCTGCGCTTCGCGCTCCACCTCGCCCCACCGGCGCTGCGGGTCATCGCCGTGGAGACCCCGGACGCGGAGGCGTACGCCCCCGGCTCCCCCGCCGACGGCCCGGAACCGCTGTGGGTTCCCTCCGAGGCCGACGTGCTGAACGTGGCTCCGCTGCACGCCGACGAGATCGCCGAACTCCTCATCCACCACCGGCTCCCGTCCCGGATGGCCGGCCGTATCCACCGGGCCAGCGGCGGCAACCCCCGGCTCGCGCTCGCCATAGGCCGCTCCCTCGCCGACGCGCGGACGCCGGTGCACCACGCCGAGGCGCTGTCCCTGTCGGGCCGCGCCCGCGACCTCGCCCGCCAGCTGCTCGGCGTGGCCTCCCCCGATGTGCGGGCCACCCTGCTGCTCGCCGCGCTCGCACTGCGGCCCTCGGCGTCGCTGATCCGCCGGGCGGGCCGCCCGACCGCGGAGTCCGATCTGGCCACGGCGGAGCGCGCGGGGCTGATCACGCTCACCGAGGACGGGACGGTGGCCTTCACGGCCGGTGTGCTGCCGTCGACACTCGTGCACGACGCCTGCTGGATCGAGCGCAGCCAAGGGCACGCGGCACTCGCGGGGGTCGTGGACGATCCCGTGGAGGAGGTACGGCACCGGGCACTCGCCACGGACGTCCCCGACGAACGGCTGGCGGCCGAGGTGGCCGACGCTGCCGACGCGGCACGGCGCCGCGGCAACAGCGCCCTGGCGGCCGAACTCGCCCTGCTCGCCGCGGAGTCCACCCCGGGACGGGAGGGCAAGCAGCGGATCGCCCGGCTCGTGGACGCGGCGGAGGAGGCCGCCCGTGCCGCGCGGGCCGATCTGGCGGTGCGGGCCGCCACGGATCTCCTCTCCCGGGACGCAGCCCCCGCCGACCGGGTCCGTGCCCGGCTCGCGGTGCTGGACACCGCGGGGCAGGGTCTCACCGGTCTCGACGAGATCTATGTGCACGCCATGGAGGACTCCGAGGGCGACACCGCGCTGCGGGCCGCCGTCCAACTCCGCCTCGCGGTGAAGTACGTGCTCGCCGACGGCGATCCCGTGCGGTCACGGGCGGCCGCCGTCGAATCGGCGGAGCTGGCGTCCTCGGTCGGCGACGGGAAGACGGCGGCCAGGGCACTGACCGTCCGGGCGCGAATGGAGCGCTTCCTGGGGTCGCCGGACGCGGAACGGGTGCTCGCCGAGGCGCGGGCGCTGGAGATGGTCGAGCGGCCGCTCGGAGTCCGCAACGCCGCCCAGATACTGACGATTCGTCATGCCCTGTTCGACGACCGGCTCGGGGACGCCCGTGACCAGCTCAACGCGCTGCTGCCGCTGGTCGAGCGGCGCGGCACCGTCGAGGACGCCATCGAGCTGTTCAACACGTCCGCCGAGGTCGAGGCGCGCCGGGGCCAGTGCGCGGCGGCACTGTCGCACGCCGGGCGGTCGCTGGCCCTGACCCTGGAGGCGGGCCTCTCCCCCGGGCCCGCCTGGTACTCGCTGGCCCTCGCCGAGACGGCCGGCGGCAGCTTCGCCCGCGCCGCCGGCTATGCGCGCCGCAGCGCCCAGGCATCCGAGGAGGAGGGCGACCACGTCTTCCTGTCCCGCAGCCTCTACGCGCTCGGCCGGGTGCAGCTCGTCACCGGCGACGTGGCCAACGCCCTGGAGACCCTGCGGCGCGTCCAGGCCGGGGAGCGGGCCCAGTCCGCCGTGGACCCGTCCATGCTGCGCTGGCACGAGGAGCTGGCCGAGGCGCTGCTCGCCAACGACGCCCCGGAGGAGGCAGCCGGGGTGCTGTCCGACGTCCGGCCGGTCGCTGAACGACTGGGCCGCACCACGGTGCTGCTCGGCTGTGCCCGGGTGTACGCGCTGTGCCTCGCGGCCGGCGGGAAGTCCGACGAGGCGGCCGAACTGCTGGCGGACACCGCCGACCGGTTCGAGGAGGCGGGGCTGCCGCTGGAGCGCGGCCGGGCGCTGATCGCCCTCGCCCGGGTGGAGCGCCGCCGGCGGCGGCGCTCGGCGGCCCAGCAGGCGCTGCAGGCGGCGGCGACGGTCTTCGAGCGGTCGGGCGCGACCCCCTGGCTGGCGCTGGCGTCGGAGACGCCGTCGGGCGCGGCCGAGCCGGCGCCCTCCCGTGACGGGGCGCTGTCGTCCCTGACGGAGGCGGAGCTGCATCTGGCGCTGCTCGTCGGGCAGGGTGCCAGCAACCAGGAGGCGGCGGCACGGCTGTATCTCAGCGTGAAGACGGTCGAGGCCCGGCTGACCCGCATCTACCAGAAGCTGGACGTCCGTTCGCGGGCGCAGCTGGCCACCGCGCTGACCGCCTGGCCGGGGCTGAGGCCGCCGGCGATACCGGCGGACGGTCCGGCGGCCGGCTGA